The following are from one region of the Paenibacillus bovis genome:
- a CDS encoding MBL fold metallo-hydrolase, translating to MELTILGGAGEHGRSSYLLTAEQQHILLDYGVKKEDGGVYPLMDHMQEWIGGLQAVFLSHAHEDHCIALPVLYRNGYQGEVWTTRATVQQLPVYFEAWKRYTDKKAAARPYEDHDVQSIRYRYLEDVVPAGQWGMLLPELEVCWGRSGHLPGSIWIALSWKGKRVFFSGDYTSESQLLDADRPLHQTRHLYDAPALRGILPDLDLAIMDAAYGADPEPQLDKLAQLKQYIDAALQRGGSALLPVPLYGRGQELILWAIEQYPGVPVRVESALLTGMELFADYSGWLHRDALTRMERALHYPYLYRINSDEPAAQLYERYGQGIVFLTDGMMQSSIARQHYEQLAGKGQHAIILTGHLAAGSLGRRLLEQYRIEPQGCAIHHVRYKVHQGLPDVRQMLSDLNDPPTLLVHAPKSRTDRLAQRLQQEGFRHIHSLIPSAKLSI from the coding sequence ATGGAACTGACTATACTCGGCGGCGCGGGAGAACATGGACGATCCAGCTATCTGCTGACAGCAGAGCAGCAGCATATATTACTGGATTATGGTGTCAAAAAGGAGGACGGCGGTGTCTATCCGCTTATGGATCATATGCAGGAGTGGATCGGTGGATTGCAAGCGGTATTTCTGTCCCATGCGCATGAAGATCATTGCATAGCGCTACCGGTGCTGTATCGCAACGGATATCAAGGTGAAGTGTGGACGACAAGAGCGACAGTCCAGCAGCTGCCGGTTTATTTTGAAGCCTGGAAAAGGTATACGGATAAAAAAGCAGCCGCGCGTCCTTATGAAGATCATGATGTGCAGAGTATTCGCTATCGCTATCTGGAAGATGTCGTTCCGGCAGGTCAGTGGGGTATGCTGCTGCCTGAACTGGAAGTATGCTGGGGACGGTCCGGTCATCTGCCGGGCTCGATCTGGATCGCATTGTCCTGGAAAGGAAAGCGTGTTTTCTTTTCCGGTGATTATACGAGTGAATCGCAGCTACTGGATGCAGATCGTCCATTGCATCAGACACGCCATTTATATGATGCTCCGGCGTTACGGGGAATTTTACCGGATCTGGATCTGGCGATAATGGATGCTGCCTATGGAGCGGACCCGGAGCCGCAGCTGGATAAGCTTGCCCAATTAAAACAGTATATCGATGCGGCATTGCAGCGAGGCGGCTCGGCTCTGCTGCCTGTGCCCCTCTATGGACGGGGGCAGGAGCTGATCCTATGGGCAATCGAGCAGTATCCCGGAGTGCCTGTACGAGTAGAGTCGGCTCTGCTGACAGGCATGGAATTGTTCGCGGATTACAGCGGCTGGCTGCACCGCGATGCACTGACCCGGATGGAGCGAGCGCTTCATTATCCGTATCTGTACCGGATCAACAGCGATGAACCGGCTGCCCAGCTGTATGAGCGGTACGGTCAGGGAATCGTATTCCTAACGGATGGAATGATGCAGTCCTCTATCGCTCGGCAGCATTACGAACAGCTGGCTGGAAAGGGACAGCATGCGATTATTCTGACCGGTCATCTGGCTGCCGGATCATTGGGACGCAGGCTGCTGGAGCAATACAGGATAGAGCCGCAGGGCTGTGCTATACATCATGTGCGCTACAAAGTACATCAGGGACTGCCGGATGTGCGGCAGATGCTGAGTGATCTGAATGATCCGCCAACACTGCTTGTCCATGCACCCAAATCCAGAACAGATCGTCTGGCCCAGCGATTGCAGCAGGAAGGATTCAGACATATTCACTCCCTGATTCCATCGGCTAAGCTAAGTATCTGA
- a CDS encoding ABC transporter permease, translated as MIHYRKWSTAAAFLLLAVLIVFPLLLIFYTAIERDGHIDLAAPLEIIAGSHLASVLFHSLWLGVLVILVTTILALPLAWIMARSPLGRQRWLDVVLLIPFMTPPYIGSMGWMLFMQKNGYMEQLLPSAAVWTPAFFSLGGMVMIMSLHLFPFLYLILRNTLLQISGSMEEAGAVHGGSPGYRFRRIILPLLLSSYAMGVLLIFVKTIAEFGTPATFGRRIGYSVMTSEIHKYISSWPIDFGKATALASLLLSACLVMWYIQSILSSRYSYRLTGGKGSRKKGYTLTGWKGLLSGLYIALLLLVSIGIPYFSVITASLLKLRGAGIEAGNWTFKHYTELLQPGSDSLEALLNSFTLSLAASTIAVIIGTFLALKVSRGQRASQKWIDLFSLMPNTVPGIVIVVGLILFWNSPWMPVPLYNSYGMVVLTYVILFLPYTVQYVKANYGQIDSVLLQAGAMAGGRPLYVFRRILLPLLIPGIIAGWMMTFTISNRELVASLLILPPSMQTSATYIFAQFEQGAVSMGMAMAVVSVGITTILLLILNVLPSARGGQQV; from the coding sequence ATGATCCATTATCGTAAATGGAGTACGGCTGCAGCATTTCTGCTGCTGGCCGTACTCATTGTTTTTCCGCTGCTGCTGATTTTCTATACGGCGATCGAGCGTGACGGACATATTGATCTTGCTGCTCCGCTCGAGATCATCGCCGGCAGCCATCTGGCTTCGGTTCTATTCCATTCGCTCTGGCTCGGTGTACTGGTTATTCTCGTGACGACAATACTTGCTCTGCCTTTGGCATGGATTATGGCGAGATCGCCGCTGGGACGACAGCGCTGGCTGGATGTGGTGCTGCTGATTCCTTTTATGACACCGCCATATATCGGCTCGATGGGCTGGATGCTGTTTATGCAAAAAAATGGTTATATGGAACAGCTGCTGCCGAGTGCCGCTGTCTGGACACCGGCCTTTTTCAGTCTGGGCGGCATGGTTATGATTATGAGCCTACACCTGTTTCCTTTCCTGTACCTGATACTGCGCAATACCCTGCTGCAGATCAGCGGCAGTATGGAAGAAGCAGGTGCTGTACATGGCGGTTCGCCGGGCTATCGGTTTCGGCGGATCATTCTGCCGCTGCTGCTGTCCAGCTATGCGATGGGCGTGCTGCTTATTTTTGTCAAAACGATCGCCGAATTCGGTACACCGGCTACTTTTGGCCGGCGGATCGGTTATTCTGTGATGACATCCGAGATCCACAAATACATTTCCAGCTGGCCGATTGATTTTGGTAAAGCCACAGCACTCGCTTCCTTACTGCTGAGTGCCTGTCTGGTCATGTGGTACATACAGAGCATTCTAAGCAGCCGTTATTCCTACAGGCTGACCGGAGGCAAAGGTTCCCGCAAAAAAGGATATACATTGACAGGCTGGAAAGGTCTGCTAAGCGGGCTGTATATTGCTCTGCTGCTGCTCGTCTCGATCGGGATTCCCTATTTTTCCGTGATTACGGCTTCGCTGCTGAAGCTGCGTGGTGCAGGCATAGAAGCAGGCAACTGGACGTTCAAGCATTATACAGAGCTGCTGCAGCCCGGCTCGGATAGTCTGGAAGCACTGCTCAACAGCTTTACGCTGTCGCTGGCAGCTTCGACGATTGCGGTGATTATCGGTACATTTCTGGCTTTGAAAGTAAGCCGCGGGCAGCGTGCCTCGCAGAAATGGATCGATCTGTTCAGTCTTATGCCCAATACCGTACCGGGTATCGTAATTGTGGTAGGGCTGATCCTGTTCTGGAACTCTCCATGGATGCCGGTACCGCTATACAATTCCTACGGGATGGTTGTGCTAACTTATGTAATCCTGTTTCTCCCGTATACCGTTCAATATGTCAAAGCCAATTACGGGCAGATCGATTCCGTGCTGCTCCAGGCAGGAGCGATGGCTGGGGGCAGACCGCTGTACGTATTCCGGCGTATTCTGCTACCGCTGCTGATCCCTGGTATTATTGCCGGCTGGATGATGACATTTACTATTTCCAATCGTGAGCTGGTCGCTTCCCTGTTGATTCTTCCGCCGTCCATGCAGACATCAGCTACGTATATTTTTGCCCAGTTTGAGCAGGGAGCGGTATCGATGGGTATGGCGATGGCTGTCGTTTCTGTCGGCATCACGACGATCCTGCTGCTTATTCTGAATGTACTGCCTTCGGCACGCGGAGGACAGCAGGTCTGA